Proteins found in one Triticum urartu cultivar G1812 chromosome 4, Tu2.1, whole genome shotgun sequence genomic segment:
- the LOC125550987 gene encoding cell division control protein 45 homolog — protein MVRELRADSFYARLRAAAAAVSSASPLLILPSAADADSLCALRILTHVLSADSVRFSVYPVASTADAAELLASFSGVAASSSQSPPPLCVLLINWGARCDLLRGVLPRGSTAFVVDSHRPVNLRNLAAGNDRVVVLFTADDERAADLSYDFDVSSLADASDLTAEGDADDDHLRASEEESDASDYDSDAEGGRRKRRRAPDDAEADGGDPVRLFGRLRREYYRLGTFHGKPSGCLMYDLAHALRRNTNELLWLACVSLTDQFVHERITSERYHDAGMELEQHINGSGNLDPSGVGSVVTLKDGTRIRAPETSRIAYEDEPRLMLLREWSLFDSMVCSSYVATRLKTWSDNGLKKLKLLLARMGFPLADCQKGFQYMSMEVKRKMRDEFDRFLPEYGLTEFYYRSFLRVHGYKSKVSAADVVYGVTALLESKSAESNDSKECSAAGQFWVAYSALSPSNVDQLQKGMQSAIEIQRAILRQGSSAITKSGFIRSAKKFRWVKLDDPVDTSKLCHPQALTKFCFFLMDALKERGARMKPLVCACLGREPEKVLVVGVWGKPRLGAVQGNSFGNAFRSAAEEIGADYFHDMFESSWIVLDVVAVSSFMIRLTEKL, from the coding sequence CTTCTCCGTCTACCCCGTCGCCTCCACCGCCGATGCGGCCGAACTCCTCGCCTCCTTCTCCGGCGTCGCCGCGTCCTCATCccagtcgccgccgccgctctgCGTACTACTCATCAACTGGGGCGCGCGCTGCGACCTCCTCCGCGGCGTCCTGCCGCGCGGCTCCACCGCCTTCGTCGTGGATTCGCACCGCCCCGTGAACCTCCGCAACCTCGCCGCGGGGAACGACCGCGTCGTCGTGCTCTTCACCGCTGATGACGAGCGCGCCGCCGACCTGTCGTATGACTTCGACGTGTCCTCCCTTGCCGACGCCTCCGACCTAACGGCCGAGGGGGACGCGGACGACGACCACCTCCGCGCCTCCGAGGAGGAGTCAGATGCCTCGGATTACGATTCCGACGCCgagggagggaggaggaagaGACGGCGGGCGCCCGATGACGCGGAGGCGGACGGCGGCGATCCGGTGAGGCTGTTCGGGAGGCTGCGGCGGGAGTACTACCGGCTCGGCACCTTCCACGGGAAGCCGTCGGGGTGCCTCATGTACGACCTCGCCCACGCGCTGCGCAGGAACACCAATGAGCTCCTCTGGCTTGCCTGCGTCTCCCTCACCGACCAGTTCGTCCACGAGCGTATCACCAGCGAGCGCTACCACGACGCGGGCATGGAGCTCGAGCAGCACATCAACGGATCCGGCAACCTCGATCCGTCCGGCGTCGGCTCCGTGGTCACGCTCAAGGACGGGACCAGGATCCGTGCGCCCGAGACCTCCCGCATCGCCTACGAGGACGAGCCGAGGCTTATGCTGCTGCGGGAGTGGAGCTTGTTCGACTCCATGGTCTGCTCCTCTTATGTCGCGACGAGGCTCAAGACGTGGAGCGACAACGGGCTCAAGAAGCTGAAGCTTCTTCTGGCGAGGATGGGGTTCCCGCTCGCCGACTGCCAGAAGGGGTTCCAGTACATGAGCATGGAGGTCAAGAGGAAGATGCGCGATGAGTTTGACCGCTTCCTGCCGGAGTATGGGCTCACCGAGTTCTACTACCGAAGCTTCCTGCGGGTGCACGGGTACAAATCCAAGGTCTCTGCTGCGGATGTTGTGTATGGCGTCACAGCTTTGCTTGAATCTAAGAGTGCCGAGTCCAATGACTCGAAGGAATGTTCTGCTGCTGGGCAATTCTGGGTTGCATACTCTGCGTTGTCTCCGAGCAATGTGGATCAGCTGCAAAAAGGAATGCAATCTGCCATTGAGATACAGAGGGCTATATTGAGGCAAGGGAGCTCGGCGATCACCAAGAGCGGCTTCATACGGAGCGCAAAGAAGTTCAGGTGGGTGAAGCTCGATGACCCAGTGGACACGAGCAAGCTGTGCCACCCTCAGGCGCTTACCAAGTTCTGCTTCTTCCTGATGGATGCACTGAAGGAACGGGGTGCAAGGATGAAGCCACTGGTGTGTGCTTGCTTAGGGAGGGAGCCTGAGAAGGTGCTGGTAGTTGGGGTATGGGGGAAGCCCAGGCTTGGGGCAGTTCAGGGGAATTCGTTCGGTAATGCATTTAGGTCAGCGGCAGAGGAGATTGGCGCAGACTATTTCCATGACATGTTTGAGTCATCATGGATTGTTCTTGACGTTGTTGCTGTCAGTTCTTTCATGATTCGGTTAACGGAGAAGCTGTAA